A region of Melitaea cinxia chromosome 15, ilMelCinx1.1, whole genome shotgun sequence DNA encodes the following proteins:
- the LOC123660344 gene encoding 40-kDa huntingtin-associated protein: MATDLSASFNEQYININTKLKKRFMRKPNISEATNEFIALAIQCENSEQPAFAGQTYIGAAKCEASAGNFLGEAEQYIAAARQFMKAEKKLAALKFYSPDRENLEAAIGCYMQAFSKYPEKSPIRVSILLELAKELVELDQKLEALAYYEQAVDIIEDSTMKLMLMKNLVNLLIECGKYDIALETANKICDSNFHIPEGVLTEIQVSRVLLVLLVKPDEDSKSESLKQLLDHLLHDEDTEAIPFNIDLRLKLQSIIISSSSMDQQSLISIAADTKPFLTMQQRNLLETLIVEKKSD, from the exons ATGGCTACAGATTTAAGTGCTAGTTTCAACGAACAATATATCAACATAAACACTAaactaaaaaa GAGGTTCATGAGGAAGCCGAATATATCTGAAGCAACTAACGAGTTCATAGCTCTCGCGATACAGTGCGAGAATTCTGAACAACCTGCATTCGCGGGGCAGACGTATATAGGAGCTGCCAAATGCGAAGCTTCAGCCGGAAACTTTCTGGGTGAGGCTGAGCAGTATATTGCAGCTGCTAGGCAATTTATGAAAGCTGAAAAAAAGTTAGctgcattaaaattttatagccCGGATAGAGAAAACTTGGAG GCAGCGATAGGTTGCTACATGCAAGCATTTAGTAAATATCCTGAGAAGTCTCCTATCCGTGTATCCATATTATTAGAATTGGCTAAAGAACTAGTAGAATTGGATCAAAAACTTGAAGCCTTAGCTTATTATGAGCAAGCTGTGGATATAATTGAAGATAGTACTATGAAACTGATGTTAATGAAGAACTTGGTTAACTTACTCATTGAATgtg gCAAATATGATATAGCTTTGGAGACAGCTAACAAAATTTGTGATTCCAATTTCCATATACCTGAAGGTGTACTGACCGA AATACAAGTAAGCAGAGTCCTATTGGTCCTTCTTGTTAAACCAGATGAGGATTCAAAATCAGAATCTCTGAAACAGTTGTTAGATCATTTGCTACATGATGAAGATACTGAAG CAATTCCATTCAACATAGATTTGCGATTAAAACTTCAATCAATAATTATCTCAAGCAGCAGCATGGATCAACAATCTCTCATTAGCATTGCGGCAGACACTAAACCATTCCTTACTATGCAACAAAGAAATCTCCTGGAAACGCTGATCGTTGAGAAAAAGAGTGATTAA
- the LOC123660541 gene encoding serine/threonine-protein kinase RIO3, whose product MSNPWKKVSASTDVQNLSEIMSEEYAKGLQVKEELKFAEQISVSHVSKESVDLQPEILKQIDESNVKEYCDSDAIIAKVLQCQFDKEYDDEIKRVEKKKNGVAKVSVSLDNYRNIPEHLVYDSESDDEDPGFSSKKDWDRFETNEKEFASLPKRGYIMKDGEIVTKHDSVINGRRNACKVMAFPPEVCTGDGAGFDMKLSNSVFNHLKEHTRVNQARKHKMLDRKASQETAVLGLDEPTRLILYKLINKGMLEDINGVISTGKESVVLHANSDQSYPEMVLPKECAIKVFKTTLNEFKTRDKYIEADYRFKDRFSKQNPRKVVHMWAEKEMHNLMRLQKIGLNCPEVICLKKHILVMSFIGKDSKRAPKLKDVILKPDKWESVYDEIVDAMHKLYNVGHLVHADLSEYNILWWENKCWFIDVSQSVQPDHPNGLEFLLKDCQNIVNFFEKKGVPDVKSAEDLFKSITGFAEVDINMLEGVHTFYNSLSSRFEIAPDDNRNVKYPFEYVWQKTSDNKKINSDSSAEEDEFDEMWTHSKQNEIVDVAADFGNELNIDNKVIDKEVNFGNIIAVAVATPTADVIKNDADISSIDIDKNQSINFYVK is encoded by the exons ATGTCGAATCCATGGAAGAAAGTCTCAGCGTCGACAGATGTACAGAATTTATCAGAAATTATGTCGGAGGAATACGCTAAGGGACTGCAGGTTAAAGAGGAGTTAAAGTTTGCTGAACAAATATCAGTTTCCCATGTCAGCAAAGAGTCTGTGGATCTCCAACCTGAAATTCTTAAGCAGATCGATGAATCGAATGTGAAAGAATATTGCGACTCAGATGCTATTATTGCGAAAGTTTTGCAATGTCAGTTCGACAAAGAATAcgatgatgaaataaaaagggtcgaaaaaaagaaaaatggagTTGCAAAGGTATCCGTATCTTTAGACAATTATCGCAATATCCCTGAACACCTGGTGTACGATTCTGAATCTGACGACGAGGACCCTGGCTTCTCGTCTAAAAAAGATTGGGATCGATTCGAAACAAATGAGAAAGAATTCGCAAGTCTACCTAAACGCGGGTACATTATGAAAGATGGTGAAATAGTCACCAAACACGACAGTGTTATAAATGGTAGAAGAAACGCTTGCAAAGTCATGGCATTTCCTCCTGAAGTGTGTACAGGTGACGGCGCTGGATTCGACATGAAACTTTCCAATTCAGTGTTCAATCATTTAAAGGAACATACTAGAGTTAACCAAGCTCGTAAGCACAAGATGTTGGACAGGAAAGCAAGCCAAGAGACTGCCGTGTTGGGGCTTGATGAGCCCACGAGACTTATTCTTTACAAACTTATTAATAAAGGGATGCTAGAAGACATCAATGGAGTCATATCAACTGGAAAGGAATCAGTTGTATTACACGCTAACAGTGACCAGTCCTATCCAGAGATGGTGTTACCAAAAGAATGTGCAATTAAGGTCTTTAAGACCACTCTGAATGAGTTCAAAACTCGTGATAAATATATTGAAGCTGATTACCGATTTAAAGATAGATTTTCTAAACAGAATCCTAGGAAAGTAGTACATATGTGGGCTGAGAAAGAAATGCATAACTTAATGAGATTACAAAAGATTGGATTGAACTGCCCTGAAGTAATTTGCTTGAAGAAGCATATTCTTGTTATGTCATTTATTGGGAAGGACAGTAAACGTGCTCCCAAACTAAAGGATGTCATTCTTAAGCCTGATAAATGGGAGAGTGTGTACGATGAAATTGTAGATGCTATGCACAAGTTATACAATGTGGGGCATTTAGTTCACGCTGATTTGTCCGAATATAATATTCTTTGGTGGGAAAACAAGTGTTGGTTTATTGACGTCTCCCAGTCCGTGCAACCTGATCATCCTAATGGACTAGAATTCTTACTGAAAGATTGTCAGAATATTGTCAAT TTCTTCGAAAAGAAAGGTGTACCAGATGTCAAAAGTGCTGAAGACCTGTTCAAATCTATAACTGGCTTTGCCGAGGTTGATATTAATATGCTTGAAGGTGTTCATACTTTCTACAACTCTTTGTCATCACGTTTCGAAATAGCCCCAGATGACAACAGGAATGTTAAATATCCATTTGAATATGTCTGGCAAAAAACCagtgacaataaaaaaataaatagtgacAGTAGTGCTGAGGAAGATGAGTTTGATGAAATGTGGACACATTCTAAACAGAATGAAATTGTTGATGTAGCTGCCGACTTTGGCAATGAGCTCAACATTGACAATAAAGTGATTGATAAGGAAGTCAATTTTGGTAACATAATCGCCGTTGCTGTGGCAACACCCACGGCTGACGTAATTAAAAATGATGCAGATATAAGTAGTATTGACATagataaaaatcaatcaataaacttttatgttaaataa